In the genome of Nitrospirota bacterium, the window GCAATGATTCTCGGAGACGGCATTATCGGCCAGATGATGGAACCATTCCATCAGCATCCGCATGTGCCGCCTGATCTTCCTGCAAAGAACTGGATTCTCGACGGGTGCAGGAACAGGCAGCCAAGGGTGATAAAAACCCTGTATATGGGAGACGGAGAACTGGAAATGAGGAACACCATTCTCCAGAGGAAATACAAGCTGATGAAAAGCAAAGAGGTCAGATGTGAAAGCTATTATGCCGATGACGCGGAATTCGTGATTGTTGCGTTCGGAATAGTTGCGCGGATTGCCCTTGCTGCGGTTAAGAGACTCAGGAGGGAGGGGGTCAAAGCGGGTCTTTTCAGACCGATTACGCTTTTCCCGTTTCCTGAAGAGGAGCTGTTTTTTCTTTCCGGAGAAAAGAGGCGTTTCATCACGATAGAAATGAACACCGGGCAGATGGTGGAGGATGTCAGGCTTGCAGTAAACGGAAGGTCAGAGGTAGAATTTTATGGCAGGGCAGGTGGCGCCCTTATAACACCTGAAGAGGTCGAGCAGATGGTAAGCATGGTAATAAGCCGGAGCCGGTATCGTGTTAATGAAGAATTCAACCACAGGGATGTTTAAGGTGAGTATCTTCTGTCAATATTGAAAAAAAGTTTTCTGTCTTTTTTCAACAGCAGATACCTTGACAAAAAGATTTTTCTCTGGTAATATTTCCACTTGCTGTGTAATCCAGCTTTCATAATTAAATAATTGTTTGGAGGTAAAGTGCCTACTATAGCACAACTGGTAAAAAACGGGCGTGAGAAGGTCAGGATCAAGACCAAAAGTCCGGCGCTGAGATCGTGTCCCCAGAAGAGAGGTGTCTGTGTCAGGGTGTATACCACAACACCGAAAAAGCCCAATTCCGCCTTAAGGAAGGTTGCAAGGGTCAGACTGATGAATGCTATGGAGGTTACCGCATACATTCCCGGAGTAGGTCATAATCTCCAGGAACATTCCATTGTGATGATAAGAGGTGGCAGAGTAAAGGATCTTCCCGGTGTACGGTATCACATCATCAGAGGAACTCTGGATTCCATGGGAGTTGCCGACAGGAGGCGGGGGAGATCAAAATACGGGGCAAAAAAGCCTAAATAAGAGAGAGTAATACATGCCAAGAAGAAGAGTTGCAGAAAAAAGAGATATTTTGCCTGATCCGAAATTCAACAGTAAAATCGTCAGCAAATTCATTAATGCCCTGATGGAGAGCGGAAAGAAATCCACTGCAGAGCAGATCTGCTATCGCGCGTTCGATATCCTGAAGCAGAAGACAGGCAACGATCCCCTTAAAGTATTCAAGACGGCTCTCGAAAATGCGAAACCTGTTCTGGAAGTCAAGCCGAGGAGAGTCGGCGGAGCAACATATCAGGTGCCTGTCGAGATCAGGCCTCACAGGCGTACGGCCCTTGCATTCAGGTGGATTATCAATTATTCAAGGGCAAGAAATGAAAAGACCATGCGGGAAAGGCTTGCAGGAGAGTTGCTGGATGCGTTTAACAATACGGGGTCTACGATCAAGAAAAAAGAAGATACCCACAAAATGGCAGATGCCAATAAGGCTTTTGCACATTATAGATGGTAGGAAGAATAGAGGAGAAAGGTTTTGTCAAGGTTTCAATTACAAAAGACGCGCAATATCGGCATTATGGCACATATCGATGCAGGGAAGACTACGACGACAGAACGTGTTCTCTACTATACAGGT includes:
- a CDS encoding 3-methyl-2-oxobutanoate dehydrogenase subunit VorB, with amino-acid sequence MHRKILMRGNEAIAEAAIRAGCRFYAGYPITPQNEIPEYMSRRMPEIGGVFIQAESEVAAINMVYGASAAGARAMTSSSSPGISLMQEAISFLAGAELPAVIVNMQRGGPGLGNISGSQSDYFQSVKGGGHGDYRMIVYAPNSLQELWDLTMLAFDKADEYRTPAMILGDGIIGQMMEPFHQHPHVPPDLPAKNWILDGCRNRQPRVIKTLYMGDGELEMRNTILQRKYKLMKSKEVRCESYYADDAEFVIVAFGIVARIALAAVKRLRREGVKAGLFRPITLFPFPEEELFFLSGEKRRFITIEMNTGQMVEDVRLAVNGRSEVEFYGRAGGALITPEEVEQMVSMVISRSRYRVNEEFNHRDV
- the rpsL gene encoding 30S ribosomal protein S12, translated to MPTIAQLVKNGREKVRIKTKSPALRSCPQKRGVCVRVYTTTPKKPNSALRKVARVRLMNAMEVTAYIPGVGHNLQEHSIVMIRGGRVKDLPGVRYHIIRGTLDSMGVADRRRGRSKYGAKKPK
- the rpsG gene encoding 30S ribosomal protein S7 produces the protein MPRRRVAEKRDILPDPKFNSKIVSKFINALMESGKKSTAEQICYRAFDILKQKTGNDPLKVFKTALENAKPVLEVKPRRVGGATYQVPVEIRPHRRTALAFRWIINYSRARNEKTMRERLAGELLDAFNNTGSTIKKKEDTHKMADANKAFAHYRW